From a region of the Constantimarinum furrinae genome:
- a CDS encoding DUF3810 domain-containing protein: MQNRTRLILATLLPVQVIALQFLKYFPEFVESYYSRGIYPVISKISRYVFGWIPFSIGDLFYVLIAIVALRWLYKNVKRLKTRPVWFFVDIAATVSLVYFVFHLLWGFNYYRQPLHKTLSLDYQYTTEELITTTRRLIEKSNTMHRELGYADSVKIDLPYSQREIFKKSLNGYQNLEKEFPQLEYSPRSIKKSGWSLGLTYMGYSGYYNPFSGEAQVNNLIKTYKFPVVSCHEEAHQIGYAAENEANFIATLATINNEDKFIQYSGYIFALRYCINEIARRDMDAYDEILETVNPGILKSYKEMRDFWAQYENPFEEFSKGFWDQFLKANNQSRGIMSYSYMVALVVNYFEDKPF; this comes from the coding sequence ATGCAAAACAGAACACGTCTCATCCTGGCAACATTACTGCCGGTTCAGGTTATAGCATTACAATTTTTAAAGTATTTTCCGGAGTTCGTCGAATCGTATTACAGCAGAGGGATCTACCCGGTAATTTCAAAAATATCGCGTTATGTTTTTGGATGGATTCCCTTTTCCATTGGAGATCTCTTCTATGTACTTATTGCCATAGTGGCATTGAGGTGGCTGTATAAAAATGTAAAAAGACTAAAAACCCGTCCTGTTTGGTTTTTTGTAGATATTGCAGCTACCGTTTCCCTTGTTTATTTTGTGTTTCACTTGCTGTGGGGTTTTAATTATTACAGGCAACCACTTCATAAAACCCTGTCACTGGATTATCAATATACAACCGAAGAATTAATTACGACAACCCGTCGACTCATCGAAAAATCGAATACCATGCATAGAGAACTGGGGTATGCAGATAGTGTAAAGATCGACCTTCCCTATTCACAGCGAGAGATCTTTAAAAAATCACTAAATGGTTATCAAAATCTTGAAAAGGAATTCCCACAACTTGAATATTCTCCACGAAGCATCAAAAAAAGTGGCTGGAGTCTCGGGCTAACTTATATGGGATATAGCGGATATTACAATCCATTTTCGGGCGAGGCTCAGGTAAACAACCTCATTAAGACCTATAAATTTCCCGTAGTGAGCTGTCACGAAGAGGCACATCAGATAGGATATGCGGCAGAAAATGAAGCCAATTTTATCGCCACACTTGCTACCATAAATAATGAAGATAAATTTATTCAGTACAGCGGATATATCTTCGCACTGCGTTATTGTATTAATGAAATTGCAAGACGGGATATGGATGCCTACGATGAGATCCTTGAAACGGTGAATCCCGGAATACTAAAGAGTTATAAGGAAATGCGGGATTTCTGGGCACAATACGAAAATCCTTTTGAAGAGTTCTCAAAGGGTTTCTGGGATCAATTTTTAAAAGCAAATAATCAATCCAGAGGCATTATGAGCTATAGTTATATGGTGGCTTTGGTTGTAAATTACTTTGAAGATAAACCATTTTAA
- the gldI gene encoding gliding motility-associated peptidyl-prolyl isomerase GldI, which translates to MHRNLLFALLSFCILIASCKSPEARRPVQQNSGSFIKESAERNIEIYKKEEAQIARLIEKDTKNVYIASESGFWYYYEEKDTTATVFPKLGDVVTFTYDIKMLDGDVVVSEEENGLQTYRVDQTNQELISGLRDGLKLMKEGETITFLFPSFKAFGYYGLENKLGTNIPVQSTVSLKSIEQSQEN; encoded by the coding sequence ATGCATCGTAACCTACTTTTTGCCCTCCTTAGCTTTTGCATTTTAATTGCTTCCTGTAAAAGTCCGGAAGCCCGTAGACCTGTTCAGCAAAATTCAGGTAGCTTTATAAAGGAATCTGCTGAACGAAATATCGAGATCTACAAAAAAGAAGAGGCACAAATAGCACGGTTGATCGAGAAGGATACCAAAAATGTATATATCGCATCCGAAAGTGGTTTCTGGTATTACTATGAAGAAAAAGATACTACGGCAACCGTATTTCCTAAACTTGGCGATGTGGTTACGTTTACCTACGATATTAAAATGCTGGATGGAGACGTTGTCGTTTCCGAAGAAGAAAACGGCTTGCAAACCTATAGAGTGGATCAAACCAACCAAGAGTTAATTTCCGGACTTAGAGACGGATTAAAACTTATGAAAGAAGGTGAAACCATTACGTTTTTGTTTCCTTCTTTTAAGGCATTTGGATATTACGGGTTAGAAAATAAATTGGGTACCAATATTCCGGTGCAAAGTACTGTTTCATTAAAATCAATAGAACAATCACAAGAAAATTAA
- a CDS encoding aminoacyl-histidine dipeptidase translates to MNEEIRNLEPKAIWNNFADLNAVPRPSKKEERVIAFMKEFGETLGLETIVDHIGNVIIRKPATPGMEDRQKVVLQSHLDMVHQKNNDTQFDFDTQGIEMYVDGDWVRAKGTTLGADNGLGVATIMSVLESKDMEHPEIEALFTIDEETGMTGAMELKGGLLQGDILLNLDTEEDDEIGVGCAGGVDITATGTFRNVEVPENSSAFKINLKGLQGGHSGMDIIKGLGNANKLMNRVLNAVSDIAEVSELQGGSLRNAIPRESNAVVTVSSSEVTNFQSEIKSISDQIAEEYKTLEPQLSITTESVQLPGSVMHSEDKRRFIKAMYAAHNGVYRMSPAIEDLVETSNNIAKVTVQDGKIKIECLTRSSVESSKTDLSNTLASVFELAGYDVSFSGAYPGWAPNMESPILKVLDELYQELNGEKAHVAACHAGLECGILGQNYPNMDMISFGPTIKGAHSPDERASISSTQKFWTFVQEILKNIPKK, encoded by the coding sequence ATGAACGAAGAAATAAGAAACCTCGAACCAAAAGCGATCTGGAATAATTTTGCAGACCTGAATGCCGTTCCCAGACCTTCAAAAAAAGAAGAACGTGTTATCGCCTTTATGAAGGAATTTGGAGAGACCTTGGGACTTGAAACCATAGTGGATCATATAGGGAATGTGATCATTCGAAAACCGGCAACTCCGGGTATGGAAGACCGGCAAAAAGTTGTTTTGCAATCTCATTTAGATATGGTGCATCAAAAAAACAATGATACACAATTTGATTTCGATACACAGGGGATCGAAATGTACGTGGATGGAGATTGGGTTAGGGCGAAAGGAACGACTCTGGGAGCCGATAACGGCCTAGGTGTGGCTACCATAATGTCTGTATTAGAAAGCAAGGATATGGAACATCCCGAAATTGAAGCCTTATTTACCATAGATGAAGAAACCGGAATGACCGGTGCTATGGAACTTAAGGGCGGTTTGTTGCAAGGCGATATTCTCCTTAATCTGGATACTGAAGAAGACGATGAGATAGGCGTTGGCTGTGCCGGAGGTGTGGATATTACGGCTACCGGAACCTTCAGAAACGTAGAAGTCCCGGAAAATTCATCTGCGTTTAAGATTAATCTTAAAGGACTACAGGGCGGACATAGCGGTATGGATATCATTAAAGGTCTCGGAAATGCAAATAAATTGATGAACCGGGTCCTGAATGCTGTTTCAGATATTGCCGAAGTTTCAGAATTACAGGGAGGAAGTCTTCGGAATGCGATTCCCAGAGAAAGCAACGCGGTCGTTACTGTTTCTTCTTCGGAAGTAACTAATTTTCAGTCTGAAATTAAAAGCATAAGCGATCAGATTGCTGAAGAATATAAGACGCTGGAACCTCAACTAAGTATCACAACTGAATCTGTTCAGCTTCCCGGATCGGTCATGCATTCAGAAGATAAACGGCGATTTATTAAAGCGATGTACGCTGCTCATAACGGGGTTTATAGAATGAGTCCGGCCATCGAAGACCTGGTAGAAACCAGTAATAATATCGCAAAAGTCACTGTGCAAGATGGAAAGATTAAAATTGAGTGTTTAACGCGGTCTTCAGTCGAATCTTCCAAGACAGATCTTTCCAATACCTTGGCTTCCGTATTTGAACTGGCTGGATATGATGTATCCTTTTCGGGAGCGTATCCCGGTTGGGCACCGAACATGGAGAGTCCGATTTTAAAGGTGCTTGACGAATTGTACCAAGAACTGAATGGCGAGAAGGCACATGTGGCCGCCTGTCATGCCGGACTCGAATGTGGAATTCTGGGACAAAATTATCCGAATATGGATATGATCTCCTTTGGACCAACTATAAAAGGAGCACACTCTCCCGATGAACGTGCCAGTATTTCCTCCACTCAGAAATTCTGGACTTTTGTACAGGAAATCCTGAAAAATATTCCGAAAAAATAG
- a CDS encoding peptidylprolyl isomerase, translated as MKKLSLLLLLMTLAFTACEDKYPDLEEGVYAEFITNKGTFVAKLYHDATPLTVSNFVSLAQGTNQMVDSVYKGKRYYDGLIFHRVIKDFMIQGGDPLGDGTGNPGYRFPDEFVDTLRHSKKGLLSMANSGPTTNGSQFFVTLKETPWLDNKHTIFGEVVIGQEVVDSIGMVPTTKPGDKPVNPVIMEEVNIITKGNVKVPNFTAEMEILEKEKKEKAERLERVAIDKAVDFAEIREKATTLESGVKIYVNEEGTGPKPTEGGKVLMNYSGYFDNGALFTTNVLEHAEKYENVDEARKAADQYQPTATDYSTEARLIPGFREALLSMRVGDKITVFIPSHLAYGERGYPPLVPGNTDLIFELELVDVVE; from the coding sequence ATGAAAAAATTATCTCTTTTACTTTTATTAATGACACTGGCTTTTACAGCGTGTGAGGACAAGTACCCCGATCTGGAAGAGGGTGTATATGCCGAGTTTATTACTAATAAAGGAACCTTCGTAGCAAAACTGTATCACGATGCTACCCCGCTTACCGTGTCGAACTTTGTTTCTTTGGCACAGGGAACTAACCAAATGGTGGATTCAGTTTACAAAGGAAAAAGATATTACGACGGACTCATATTTCACCGTGTGATCAAGGATTTTATGATTCAGGGTGGTGATCCTTTAGGAGACGGAACCGGAAACCCGGGATATCGATTTCCGGATGAATTTGTCGATACACTTCGTCATTCTAAAAAAGGACTCTTATCGATGGCAAATTCGGGTCCAACCACAAACGGGAGTCAGTTTTTTGTGACCCTGAAAGAAACCCCATGGCTGGATAACAAGCATACCATTTTCGGAGAAGTTGTTATTGGTCAGGAGGTAGTAGATTCCATAGGAATGGTTCCAACCACCAAGCCAGGAGATAAGCCGGTGAATCCTGTGATCATGGAAGAAGTGAATATAATTACCAAAGGCAATGTCAAAGTTCCAAATTTCACTGCCGAAATGGAGATCCTGGAAAAAGAGAAAAAGGAAAAAGCCGAACGTCTGGAGCGCGTAGCTATAGACAAGGCTGTTGATTTTGCTGAGATCCGTGAAAAAGCTACCACGTTAGAAAGTGGTGTAAAGATCTATGTTAATGAAGAAGGAACAGGTCCGAAACCAACAGAAGGCGGAAAAGTACTTATGAACTATTCGGGCTATTTCGATAATGGTGCGTTATTCACTACTAATGTCCTCGAGCATGCAGAAAAGTACGAGAATGTTGATGAAGCCAGAAAAGCAGCAGATCAATACCAGCCTACGGCCACCGATTACAGCACCGAAGCAAGATTAATCCCCGGGTTCAGAGAAGCCTTACTCAGTATGAGAGTTGGAGATAAAATAACGGTATTTATTCCGTCACATCTTGCTTATGGAGAAAGAGGGTATCCGCCACTAGTCCCCGGAAACACAGACCTTATCTTTGAGCTGGAACTTGTAGATGTTGTAGAATAG
- a CDS encoding DHH family phosphoesterase, with the protein MNSETTEIVKKLLESPKRAVVVGHKNPDGDAVGSCLALSFILNRLGHKSDVIMPNDFPDFLKWLPGSEDIVIHDKDTDKSMTLINEAEIVFTLDFNALDRTGDMQQFLEDSTAKFVLIDHHQEPDSYAVASYSDTSMSSTSEMIYHFLEALDEIGILCVEVATHLYTGIMTDTGSFRFPSTTATTHRVIAHLIEMGANNSEIHQNVYDTNTPDRLRLLGVALKNLTILSEYNTAYITLTQKELDTHNFRRGDTEGFVNYALSVTGIVFAVIFIENKQDKLVKMSFRSKGNFSVNEFAREYYNGGGHINAAGGRSNQPLSKTVTEFISILPNYKKALTDAS; encoded by the coding sequence ATGAATTCTGAAACTACCGAGATCGTAAAAAAACTACTGGAATCCCCTAAAAGAGCAGTAGTCGTGGGACATAAAAACCCTGATGGAGACGCTGTTGGCTCTTGCCTTGCCCTCTCCTTTATTCTAAATCGCTTAGGGCATAAAAGTGATGTGATCATGCCAAATGATTTTCCCGATTTCTTAAAATGGCTCCCCGGTAGTGAAGACATCGTAATTCACGACAAGGATACAGACAAAAGCATGACCTTGATCAATGAGGCCGAAATTGTTTTCACTCTCGATTTTAATGCGTTGGATCGTACGGGCGATATGCAGCAATTTCTGGAAGACAGCACTGCCAAATTTGTATTGATCGATCACCATCAGGAACCCGATAGTTACGCCGTTGCGAGTTACAGTGACACCTCAATGAGTTCAACTTCCGAAATGATCTATCATTTTCTGGAGGCATTAGACGAAATTGGAATTCTCTGTGTAGAAGTAGCTACGCATTTGTATACAGGAATTATGACCGATACAGGTTCTTTCCGGTTCCCTTCCACCACTGCGACGACACACCGAGTAATTGCACATCTTATTGAAATGGGTGCGAATAATTCAGAAATACACCAAAATGTATACGATACAAATACGCCCGACAGACTTCGATTATTGGGCGTTGCTTTAAAAAACCTCACTATCCTTTCAGAATATAACACGGCATATATCACACTTACGCAAAAAGAACTGGATACCCATAATTTTAGAAGAGGCGATACCGAGGGATTTGTGAACTATGCATTATCTGTAACCGGCATCGTATTTGCCGTTATATTTATTGAAAACAAACAAGATAAACTGGTTAAAATGTCATTCCGAAGTAAAGGTAATTTTTCCGTAAATGAATTTGCCCGCGAATATTATAATGGTGGGGGTCATATAAATGCTGCCGGAGGAAGAAGCAACCAACCCTTATCTAAAACCGTTACTGAATTTATTAGTATATTGCCCAACTATAAAAAAGCGCTCACTGATGCATCGTAA